One stretch of Streptococcus australis DNA includes these proteins:
- the vncS gene encoding sensor histidine kinase VncS, with amino-acid sequence MKRTGLFTKIFIYTFSIFSVLVVCLHLAIYFLFPSTYLSHRQETIGQKATAISQSLEGKDRQSIEQVLDLYSQTSDIKGAVKGEMTEDKLEVKDNLPLDTDRQTTSLFIEEREVRTQDGSTMTLQFLASMDLQKEAEQISLQFLPYTLLASFLISLLVAYIYARIIVAPILEIKRVTRRMMELDAQVRLRVDSKDEIGDLKEQINSLYQHLLTVIADLHEKNEAILQLEKMKVEFLRGASHELKTPLASLKILIENMKENIGRYKDRDHYLGVALGIVDDLSHHVLQILSLSSVQELREEKENIDLLQMTQTLVKDYTLLAKERKVQIDISLTHQQAYINPSVMKLILSNLISNAIKHSTLGGLVRIGEREGELFIENSCSPEEQEKLAQSFSGNASRKAKGSGMGLFVVKSLLEHEKLPYHFEMQDDRLTFFMRYPKVVQD; translated from the coding sequence ATGAAACGAACAGGTTTATTTACAAAGATATTTATCTATACTTTCTCGATTTTTAGTGTTCTGGTCGTCTGTCTTCATTTAGCCATTTATTTTCTCTTTCCCTCGACTTATCTGAGTCATCGTCAGGAAACCATTGGTCAGAAAGCAACAGCCATTTCCCAGTCCCTAGAAGGAAAGGATAGGCAAAGTATCGAGCAAGTATTAGACTTGTATTCCCAGACTAGTGATATCAAGGGGGCCGTCAAGGGAGAGATGACAGAGGACAAGTTAGAAGTAAAGGACAATCTTCCTCTGGACACAGACCGCCAGACCACCTCTCTCTTTATCGAGGAGCGTGAGGTGAGAACGCAGGATGGTAGTACCATGACTCTGCAATTTCTAGCTTCGATGGATTTGCAAAAGGAAGCAGAGCAAATTAGCCTCCAGTTTCTTCCCTATACCTTGCTGGCATCGTTTTTGATTTCCCTCTTGGTAGCTTACATCTACGCTCGAATCATTGTTGCACCGATTTTGGAAATCAAGCGGGTGACCCGTCGGATGATGGAACTAGATGCTCAAGTGCGATTGCGCGTGGACTCTAAGGATGAGATTGGTGATCTCAAGGAACAAATCAATAGCCTTTACCAGCATCTTTTGACTGTCATTGCCGATTTGCATGAGAAAAATGAAGCCATTCTCCAGCTTGAGAAGATGAAGGTTGAATTTCTACGAGGAGCCTCTCATGAGCTGAAAACCCCTCTGGCTAGTCTCAAAATCCTAATCGAAAATATGAAAGAAAATATTGGTCGTTACAAGGATAGAGACCACTATCTGGGAGTTGCCTTGGGGATTGTGGACGACCTTAGTCACCACGTTCTTCAGATTCTTTCTCTTTCTTCGGTTCAGGAATTGCGAGAGGAGAAGGAGAACATTGACCTACTCCAAATGACGCAAACTCTGGTTAAGGATTATACTTTACTAGCCAAGGAAAGAAAAGTTCAGATAGACATTAGCCTAACCCATCAGCAGGCTTACATAAACCCATCTGTCATGAAACTAATCCTATCGAATCTCATCAGCAATGCCATCAAGCACTCCACTCTAGGCGGCTTGGTCCGCATCGGGGAGAGAGAAGGGGAACTCTTTATCGAGAATAGCTGTAGTCCTGAAGAACAAGAAAAACTGGCCCAGTCTTTTTCTGGCAATGCTAGTCGCAAGGCCAAGGGTTCAGGAATGGGACTCTTTGTGGTCAAGAGTCTATTAGAACATGAGAAATTACCTTATCATTTTGAGATGCAAGATGATCGTTTGACCTTCTTCATGCGTTATCCTAAAGTCGTGCAAGACTAG
- a CDS encoding tyrosine-type recombinase/integrase: protein MKSIHKPDYNKKPLNYSILNNFLNSSENGKLNKNGKPRRVGIDIDNKISFNKHISTHIFRHTHISFSAEQGIPLGAIQDCVGHTRGSRSTDIYLHVTQKTKDLILPVLDSLTK, encoded by the coding sequence TTGAAAAGCATTCATAAACCAGATTACAACAAGAAGCCTCTGAATTATAGTATTCTAAATAATTTCTTAAACTCATCTGAAAATGGAAAGTTAAATAAAAACGGTAAACCAAGACGAGTAGGAATTGATATTGATAATAAAATAAGTTTCAATAAGCATATTTCAACTCACATTTTTCGTCACACACATATCAGCTTTTCAGCTGAGCAAGGAATCCCACTCGGAGCAATTCAAGATTGTGTTGGACATACACGAGGAAGTCGTAGCACCGATATCTATTTGCACGTTACGCAAAAAACAAAAGATCTAATCCTTCCCGTATTAGATTCGTTAACAAAATAA
- a CDS encoding HsdM family class I SAM-dependent methyltransferase, producing MDFYVTTSEVDYKSLSDSGIQNFIKRISSLKEKAEGQYYRILKDNAIDFKEESHIKVLIEIVRQFQNYTFIKSHKTDLYQLVFYQFAAPFAKEQNAQFVTPLPLIDFLVKIVNPRKDESVIDPTVGIADFLSVSYVNSNSKLDDNNIFGMDIDEQMVMLATLNMLLNGDGNAKIVAKSGNGSLLSKFDVSGNIIDLVPSMNKDGNWDDRPDNTKLKKFDVVLTNPPFGDNRAFKPTDKKEVEMLECYEMWNLYSTDNKGKKKATSKIDLGVLFLENAYRILAEQGRMGIVLSNSIASIDTHRLAREWLMKKMRIVAIFDLPANVFAETGVNTTIIVAYKPTEDRLEQLKNQDYQVFFKPIKKVGYEVVTSNRVKRFSQTYKINPETFEVEIDNEGNAIIDEDFTSTILEFKEWCLSQEKDLQDIFVKEK from the coding sequence TTGGACTTTTATGTAACCACAAGTGAGGTAGATTATAAGTCTCTATCTGATTCTGGTATTCAAAATTTTATTAAAAGAATTTCTTCTTTAAAGGAAAAAGCAGAAGGACAATACTATAGGATTCTTAAAGATAACGCTATAGATTTTAAGGAAGAGTCCCATATAAAAGTTTTGATAGAAATTGTACGTCAATTTCAAAATTATACCTTTATTAAATCTCATAAAACGGACCTATACCAATTAGTCTTTTATCAGTTTGCTGCTCCATTTGCAAAGGAGCAGAATGCACAATTTGTTACACCGCTACCACTCATTGATTTTTTAGTAAAAATAGTGAATCCTAGAAAAGATGAGTCAGTAATTGATCCCACTGTGGGTATTGCAGACTTTCTATCAGTGTCTTATGTAAATTCTAATAGTAAGCTTGATGATAATAATATTTTTGGAATGGATATTGATGAGCAAATGGTAATGTTAGCAACACTGAATATGTTGTTAAATGGAGATGGCAATGCTAAAATTGTCGCAAAATCTGGGAATGGATCTCTATTATCAAAGTTTGATGTTTCAGGAAATATTATAGATCTAGTTCCTTCAATGAATAAGGATGGAAATTGGGATGACCGCCCAGATAATACAAAATTAAAGAAGTTTGATGTTGTTTTGACTAATCCTCCATTTGGTGATAACAGAGCTTTTAAACCAACTGATAAAAAAGAAGTGGAAATGTTAGAATGTTATGAAATGTGGAATTTATACAGTACAGACAATAAAGGAAAGAAAAAAGCAACTTCAAAAATTGATTTAGGTGTTCTATTTTTAGAAAATGCCTACAGAATATTAGCCGAACAAGGCAGGATGGGTATTGTACTCTCAAATTCGATTGCAAGTATTGATACACATAGATTAGCTAGAGAGTGGCTTATGAAAAAGATGAGAATCGTAGCAATTTTTGATTTACCAGCGAATGTATTTGCTGAAACAGGAGTGAATACAACAATTATTGTAGCTTATAAGCCGACAGAAGATAGATTAGAACAATTGAAAAATCAAGATTATCAGGTGTTTTTTAAACCGATAAAAAAAGTTGGGTATGAGGTTGTTACTTCCAATAGAGTAAAGCGTTTTTCACAAACTTATAAAATAAATCCTGAAACATTTGAGGTGGAAATTGATAATGAAGGTAATGCAATTATAGATGAAGATTTCACATCAACAATTTTAGAGTTTAAAGAATGGTGTTTAAGCCAAGAAAAAGATCTACAAGATATTTTCGTAAAGGAAAAGTAA
- a CDS encoding class II fructose-bisphosphate aldolase has product MAIVSAEKFVQAARDNGYAVGGFNTNNLEWTQAILRAAEAKKAPVLIQTSMGAAKYMGGYKVARNLIANLVESMGITVPVAIHLDHGHYEDALECIQVGYTSVMFDGSHLPVEENLEKARKVVEFAHANGVSVEAEVGTIGGEEDGIIGDGELAPIEDAKAMVATGIDFLAAGIGNIHGPYPANWKGLHLDHLQKLTEAVPGFPIVLHGGSGIPDDQIQAAIKLGVAKVNVNTECQIAFANATRKFARDYEANEAEYDKKKLFDPRKFLADGVKAIQASVEERIDVFGSEGKA; this is encoded by the coding sequence ATGGCAATCGTTTCAGCAGAAAAATTTGTCCAAGCAGCTCGTGACAACGGTTATGCAGTTGGTGGATTTAACACAAACAACCTTGAGTGGACTCAAGCTATCTTGCGCGCAGCAGAAGCTAAAAAAGCTCCAGTTTTGATCCAAACTTCAATGGGTGCTGCTAAATACATGGGTGGTTACAAAGTTGCTCGCAACTTGATCGCTAACCTTGTTGAGTCAATGGGTATCACTGTACCAGTAGCTATCCACCTTGACCACGGTCACTACGAAGATGCACTTGAGTGTATTCAAGTTGGTTATACTTCAGTTATGTTTGACGGTTCACACCTTCCAGTTGAAGAAAACCTTGAAAAAGCTCGTAAAGTTGTAGAATTTGCTCACGCAAATGGTGTATCAGTAGAAGCTGAAGTTGGAACTATCGGTGGTGAAGAAGACGGAATCATCGGTGATGGTGAATTGGCTCCAATCGAAGATGCTAAAGCAATGGTTGCAACTGGTATCGACTTCTTGGCAGCTGGTATCGGTAACATCCACGGTCCATACCCTGCAAACTGGAAAGGTCTTCACCTTGACCACTTGCAAAAATTGACAGAAGCAGTTCCAGGCTTCCCAATCGTATTGCACGGTGGTTCAGGTATCCCTGATGACCAAATCCAAGCAGCTATCAAACTTGGTGTTGCAAAAGTTAACGTTAACACTGAATGCCAAATCGCATTTGCTAACGCAACTCGTAAATTTGCTCGTGACTACGAAGCAAACGAAGCAGAATACGACAAGAAGAAACTCTTCGACCCACGTAAATTCTTGGCTGACGGTGTAAAAGCTATCCAAGCATCAGTTGAAGAACGTATCGACGTATTCGGTTCAGAAGGTAAAGCTTAA